The following proteins come from a genomic window of Sorghum bicolor cultivar BTx623 chromosome 3, Sorghum_bicolor_NCBIv3, whole genome shotgun sequence:
- the LOC8060309 gene encoding polygalacturonase At1g48100, protein MEFTARTRTAIALLLSLAAFSSFLCGGVQGGRHHHHHAKHTKHNSARPPSAHAPGPASGGRRHASPPPHARRPVSPPAPPPSSSGGYPTPGAAAPEPAPAPAAAGSVYDVVKDFGAVGDGVTDDTDAVKTAWDTACQDDGDSVVLAAAGYSFLVHSTVFTGPCQGSVTIQLDGTIVAPSDPDKWPANSKRNWLLFYQAHGMSLKGAGLIDGKGQKWWELPCKSQKGHGGSSGHGAACDSPVAMRFFMTNNVTLQGLKVQNSPEFHIRFDSCRGVVASGLSISSPALSPNTDGIHVENSQDVVITNTAVSNGDDCVSIGAGTLNMHVENVTCGPGGHGISIGSLGKQGSRACVANVTVRNAVIRHSDNGVRIKTWQGGSGAVSAVSFENVRMDAVRNPIIIDQYYCLSKSCENATSAVFVNGVSYAGIRGTYDARTPPIHFGCSDAVPCTNITLSDVELLPASGETIDDPFCWNVYGSAATPTVPPVPCLMEGVPRNVEDNSSLKCY, encoded by the exons ATGGAGTTCACCGCCAGGACCAGGACCGCCATTGCTCTGCTTCTTTCGCTCGCCGCCTTCTCCAGCTTCCTCTGCGGCGGCGTGCAGGgcggccgccaccaccaccaccacgccaAGCACACCAAGCACAACTCCGCGCGCCCGCCGTCCGCGCACGCTCCGGGCCCGGCGAGCGGCGGGAGGCGGCacgcgtctcctcctccgcacgCGCGGCGGCCCGTGTCTCCCCCGgccccgccgccgtcgtcgtcgggcGGCTACCCGACGcctggcgccgccgcgccggagcCAGCACCGGCACCCGCGGCCGCCGGCTCCGTGTACGACGTCGTCAAGGACTTCGGCGCCGTCGGGGACGGCGTGACGGACGACACCGACGCCGTCAAGACCGCGTGGGACACCGCGTGCCAGGACGACGGCGACAGCGTcgtgctcgccgccgccggctaCTCGTTCCTCGTGCACTCCACCGTCTTCACCGGCCCGTGCCAGGGGAGCGTCACGATTCAG CTCGACGGGACGATCGTGGCGCCGAGCGACCCCGACAAGTGGCCGGCCAACAGCAAGCGCAACTGGCTGCTGTTCTACCAGGCGCACGGCATGTCGCTGAAGGGCGCCGGCCTCATCGACGGCAAGGGACAGAAGTGGTGGGAGCTCCCCTGCAAGTCTCAGAAGGGCCATGGCGGATCAAGCGGCCACGGTGCAGCCTGTGACAGCCCAGTG GCGATGAGGTTTTTCATGACCAACAACGTGACGCTGCAAGGCCTCAAGGTGCAGAACAGCCCCGAGTTCCACATCCGGTTCGACAGCTGCCGCGGCGTGGTCGCCAGCGGCCTGTCCATCAGCTCGCCGGCGCTGAGCCCCAACACGGACGGCATCCACGTGGAGAACAGTCAGGACGTCGTCATCACCAACACCGCCGTCTCCAACGGCGACGACTGCGTCTCCATCGGCGCCGGCACCCTCAACATGCACGTCGAGAACGTCACCTGCGGCCCCGGCGGCCACGGCATCAGCATTGGGAGCCTGGGCAAGCAGGGTTCGCGGGCGTGCGTGGCCAACGTGACCGTGCGCAACGCCGTGATCCGCCACTCGGACAACGGCGTCCGGATCAAGACGTGGCAGGGCGGCTCCGGCGCCGTCTCCGCCGTGTCCTTCGAGAACGTGCGCATGGACGCCGTCCGCAACCCCATCATCATCGACCAGTACTACTGCCTCTCCAAGAGCTGCGAGAACGCCACCTCCGCCGTCTTCGTCAATGGCGTCTCCTACGCCGGCATCCGGGGCACCTACGACGCGCGCACACCGCCCATCCACTTCGGCTGCAGCGACGCCGTACCGTGCACAAACATCACGCTCTCCGACGTCGAGCTGCTCCCGGCGTCCGGCGAGACCATCGACGACCCTTTCTGCTGGAACGTGTACGGCAGCGCCGCCACGCCCACGGTGCCGCCGGTGCCGTGCCTCATGGAAGGCGTGCCCAGGAACGTCGAGGATAACAGCAGCCTCAAATGCTACTAG
- the LOC8078164 gene encoding uncharacterized protein LOC8078164, whose amino-acid sequence MWRRASRLLLRTTAAIPTRRLLPSHPPLPLAPRVASASSSYATAAAAAAAAAVSAPAARAPRTVGTLLRLNDLRDNPGARKQKTRKGRGIGSGKGKTAGRGHKGQKARGTARFGFEGGQTPLRRRLPRRGFKNPFSLTFQPCGLGKIAKLINAGKIDSSELITMKTLKETGAIGKQIKDGIRLMGRGAEEIKWPIHLEVSRATARAKAAVEAAGGTVRLVYYNKLGFRALLKPEWFEKKGRLLPKAARPPPKQRDKVDSIGRLPAPTKPLPFTPEELEFAAKRDAARMTVTA is encoded by the exons ATGTGGCGCCGCGCctcccgcctcctcctccgcaccACCGCCGCCATCCCCACCCGCCGCCTCCTGCCTTCACATCCGCCGCTACCCCTCGCCCCAAGGGTGGCCTCCGCATCCTCATCCTACGCCACAGCCGCCGcagccgcggccgcggcggcaGTGTCGGCGCCCGCGGCGAGGGCGCCACGTACGGTGGGGACCCTGCTGCGGCTCAACGACCTCCGTGACAACCCGGGCGCGCGGAAGCAGAAGACGCGCAAGGGACGCGGGATCGGCTCCGGCAAGGGAAAGACGGCGGGCCGCGGTCACAAGGGGCAGAAAGCGCGCGGCACCGCTAGGTTCGGCTTCGAAGGCGGCCAGACCCcgctccgccgccgcctgccCCGCCGGGGATTCAAGAACCCCTTCTCACTCACATTTCAG CCCTGTGGACTGGGGAAAATTGCAAAGCTCATCAATGCTGGGAAAATTGATTCCTCTGAATTGATTACCATGAAGACACTAAAG GAAACAGGTGCCATTGGGAAGCAAATAAAGGATGGCATTCGTTTAATGGGCCGTGGAGCAGAAGAAATCAAATGGCCTATTCACCTTGAG GTGTCAAGGGCAACTGCAAGGGCCAAAGCTGCCGTGGAAGCTGCTGGTGGGACAGTAAGGCTGGTGTATTACAACAAACTTGGATTCCGGGCGCTCCTGAAACCTGAGTGGTTCGAGAAGAAGGGCCGCCTGTTACCAAAAGCAGCAAGGCCTCCGCCCAAGCAGCGAGACAAGGTCGATAGCATTGGCCGCCTGCCGGCACCAACAAAGCCACTCCCCTTCACTCCAGAGGAGCTGGAATTTGCAGCCAAGCGTGATGCCGCTCGTATGACCGTGACCGCATAA